One part of the Xylanimonas allomyrinae genome encodes these proteins:
- a CDS encoding LysM peptidoglycan-binding domain-containing protein — MRPATARLHGVAGILAIVAFLVAVPALLTTARITPWDIDWAMVGQRLSLPDNGTLLVILIGLAAWAGWAYFALAILTELTARARGTRTPHLHGFALPQGVARRIIDVAALAFTALPTLAATAPPAHGEPITVVAPRDPTPTALTAGATSPPSTATATVTADAPATVEYTVRRGDSLWRIADQRLGDGHRWTEIHDLNRASLGDTPDLITPGTRLLLPAETTAPAPSGDYIVQPGDTLSQIAMNELGDPNAYPRIADASRDIVQPGGQHLTDPDHIEPGWTLDLTPDGPPPAPIASTTPAPTSPRETPAATPDPAPDSSPATPIPSPTTPAPSTAPGQAEAHPPAAAAATAPDPAADEAPRTRPTRTVAHLPGCSRACPAPRRCSAPGSS; from the coding sequence ATGAGACCCGCCACCGCGCGCCTCCACGGAGTCGCCGGCATCCTCGCGATCGTCGCGTTCCTCGTCGCCGTCCCAGCCCTCCTCACCACCGCCCGCATCACCCCCTGGGACATCGACTGGGCCATGGTCGGGCAGCGCCTGTCCCTGCCCGACAACGGGACCCTGCTCGTCATCCTCATCGGGCTGGCCGCCTGGGCCGGTTGGGCATACTTCGCCCTGGCGATCCTCACCGAGCTCACCGCCCGCGCCCGCGGAACCCGCACCCCGCACCTGCACGGCTTCGCCCTGCCCCAGGGCGTCGCACGCAGGATCATCGACGTCGCCGCCCTCGCCTTCACCGCGCTGCCCACCCTGGCCGCGACCGCCCCGCCCGCACACGGCGAGCCCATCACCGTCGTCGCACCCCGCGACCCGACGCCGACCGCCCTCACGGCGGGTGCGACCAGCCCGCCCAGCACCGCCACCGCCACCGTGACCGCCGATGCGCCGGCGACCGTGGAGTACACGGTGCGCCGCGGTGACTCCCTGTGGCGCATCGCCGACCAACGGCTCGGCGACGGACACCGGTGGACCGAGATCCACGACCTCAACAGGGCCTCCCTCGGGGACACGCCCGACCTCATCACACCCGGCACCCGCCTGCTGCTGCCCGCCGAGACAACCGCCCCTGCACCGAGCGGCGACTACATCGTCCAGCCCGGCGACACCCTCTCCCAGATCGCCATGAACGAGCTCGGCGACCCGAACGCCTACCCCCGCATCGCCGACGCCTCCCGGGACATCGTCCAGCCCGGCGGGCAGCACCTCACCGACCCCGACCACATCGAACCCGGCTGGACCCTCGACCTCACCCCCGACGGCCCGCCCCCGGCTCCCATCGCGTCCACGACACCGGCCCCTACTTCGCCGCGCGAGACGCCTGCGGCGACGCCCGATCCCGCGCCAGACTCCTCGCCCGCCACCCCGATCCCGTCACCCACGACGCCTGCCCCGTCGACCGCGCCCGGGCAAGCCGAGGCACACCCACCGGCTGCAGCCGCGGCGACGGCGCCGGACCCCGCCGCGGACGAGGCCCCGCGGACGAGGCCGACACGGACCGTGGCGCACCTGCCTGGCTGCTCTCGGGCCTGTCCGGCTCCTCGGCGCTGCTCGGCGCCGGGATCTTCCTGA
- a CDS encoding bacterial transcriptional activator domain-containing protein, whose protein sequence is MTAPFLDPAHHPRVQTVALSRDRITLHLDQPADLVSPWAGEGTTWSTPVDADFPDVETTAPYPMLVSIGAATDGTVWLLNLEQTRTLHVTGTPSEVEAFARHVAVELATAPWAALVDVHTIAVGADLDDLNGTRLTHHRDPSDALLTATAEQVESTAHSGDWDPEDRTVLVLGATVDPATTRRLATGLAAHETRPAVAVLALGEANSDDTLEVRILDGRLHIDALAIDVQAALLPADDAAGIKRLLTVLDTHENTPMPVDEITVDGIGALVDRAGAIRPTLTEPRTPATLATGRTVLPEPELEYADAAALTVEDVHTLAPAVSDHVAEQVIAADPDLDRDLAWWHQGNDCPVPRVELLGSVTIHGHGRPGEVINRREHYAEIATFITITPGEPSARDIAEAFHISEERARVSVSNLRAYLGEHHLPKSVHSTAGPHGWTGYHLDGVLFDVELFTRLRARAQALGTLNDGEGIAYLVEALRLVRGEPFTDRRAGSWAWLNDRPDRPDMIAAAAAVDVALILHGHDLHPATTNLPRARWAAETALKAAPYDDSAWLALAQVADAEGNHAEAHAIRVAVDQRTDDERPPLDPPARTRRG, encoded by the coding sequence ATGACCGCCCCGTTCCTCGACCCCGCACACCACCCCCGCGTCCAGACCGTCGCGCTCAGCCGCGACCGCATCACCCTCCACCTCGACCAACCCGCCGACCTCGTCTCCCCCTGGGCCGGCGAGGGCACCACCTGGAGCACCCCGGTCGACGCCGACTTCCCCGACGTCGAAACCACCGCGCCCTACCCGATGCTCGTCTCGATCGGCGCCGCCACCGACGGGACCGTCTGGCTCCTCAACCTCGAACAGACCCGCACCCTGCACGTCACCGGCACCCCCAGCGAAGTCGAAGCGTTCGCCCGGCACGTCGCCGTCGAGCTCGCCACCGCCCCGTGGGCGGCCCTCGTCGATGTCCACACCATCGCCGTCGGCGCGGACCTCGACGACCTCAACGGCACCCGCCTGACCCACCACCGCGACCCGTCCGACGCTCTCCTGACCGCCACGGCCGAACAGGTCGAGTCGACCGCCCACAGCGGTGACTGGGATCCCGAAGACCGCACGGTCCTGGTCCTCGGCGCCACCGTCGACCCCGCAACGACCAGGCGCCTGGCGACCGGACTCGCCGCCCACGAGACGCGCCCTGCCGTCGCGGTCCTCGCCCTGGGAGAGGCCAACAGTGACGACACCCTTGAGGTGCGGATCCTCGACGGCCGGTTGCACATCGACGCGCTCGCCATCGACGTCCAGGCCGCGCTCCTGCCCGCGGACGACGCCGCAGGCATCAAACGCCTCCTCACAGTCCTCGACACCCACGAGAACACACCCATGCCCGTCGACGAGATCACCGTCGACGGCATCGGCGCCCTCGTCGACCGCGCCGGCGCCATCCGCCCCACACTCACCGAACCGCGCACCCCAGCGACGCTCGCGACCGGGCGCACCGTCCTACCCGAGCCGGAACTGGAGTACGCCGACGCCGCCGCCCTGACCGTCGAGGACGTCCACACCCTCGCCCCGGCCGTCAGCGACCACGTCGCAGAACAGGTCATCGCCGCCGACCCCGACCTGGACCGCGACCTCGCCTGGTGGCACCAAGGCAACGACTGCCCCGTGCCGCGCGTCGAGCTTCTCGGATCCGTCACGATCCACGGCCACGGCAGACCAGGCGAGGTCATCAACCGCCGCGAGCACTACGCCGAGATCGCCACCTTCATCACCATCACCCCCGGCGAGCCCAGCGCCCGCGACATCGCCGAGGCCTTCCACATCTCCGAAGAACGCGCGCGCGTCAGCGTCTCGAACCTGCGTGCCTACCTCGGCGAACACCACCTACCCAAGTCCGTCCACAGCACAGCAGGGCCGCACGGCTGGACCGGGTACCACCTCGACGGCGTCCTGTTCGACGTTGAACTCTTCACCCGGCTGCGCGCCCGCGCCCAAGCCCTGGGAACCCTCAACGACGGCGAGGGCATCGCCTACCTCGTCGAAGCCCTCCGACTCGTACGCGGCGAACCCTTCACCGACCGCCGCGCCGGATCCTGGGCCTGGCTCAACGACCGACCCGACAGACCCGACATGATCGCCGCCGCAGCCGCCGTCGACGTCGCACTCATCCTCCACGGCCACGACCTGCACCCGGCCACCACCAACCTGCCCCGCGCCCGCTGGGCCGCCGAGACCGCACTCAAAGCAGCGCCCTACGACGACAGTGCATGGCTCGCCCTCGCCCAGGTCGCCGACGCCGAAGGCAACCACGCCGAAGCCCACGCGATCCGCGTCGCCGTCGACCAACGCACCGACGACGAGCGACCTCCACTCGACCCGCCTGCCCGCACCCGGCGGGGATAG
- a CDS encoding response regulator transcription factor — protein sequence MTIKVVIADDQALVRLGFRVIIDSAPDMQVVGEAPDGAQAVRVARAERADVVLMDIRMPDVDGLAATQQISSDDSLAGIKVLIVTTFEQDEYVFEALRAGASGFLSKAVEPDDLLDAVRLVAAGEALLSPAATRALIGTFLAAPTAPAAGGEDRLRDLTERERQVSALVAEGLSNQEIADRLYISPLTVKTHVNRAILKLGLRDRAQLVVLAYQTGLAHP from the coding sequence GTGACCATCAAGGTCGTCATCGCGGACGACCAGGCGCTCGTGCGCCTCGGCTTTCGCGTCATCATCGACTCCGCACCCGACATGCAGGTCGTCGGCGAAGCGCCCGACGGCGCCCAGGCCGTCCGGGTCGCGCGCGCCGAGCGCGCCGACGTCGTGCTCATGGACATTCGCATGCCCGACGTCGACGGGCTCGCTGCGACCCAGCAGATCAGCTCGGACGACTCCCTGGCCGGCATCAAGGTCCTCATCGTGACCACGTTCGAACAGGACGAGTACGTCTTCGAGGCGCTGCGCGCCGGAGCCAGCGGCTTCCTGAGCAAGGCCGTCGAGCCCGACGACCTCCTCGACGCCGTCCGCCTCGTCGCCGCCGGCGAGGCGCTCCTGTCACCCGCCGCGACACGCGCGCTGATCGGCACCTTCCTCGCCGCGCCGACCGCCCCCGCGGCGGGCGGTGAGGACCGGCTGCGAGACCTGACCGAACGCGAACGCCAGGTCTCCGCACTGGTTGCCGAGGGGCTGAGCAACCAGGAGATCGCCGACCGCCTGTACATCTCACCGCTGACCGTCAAGACCCACGTCAACCGCGCCATCCTCAAGCTCGGCCTGCGAGACCGCGCCCAGCTCGTCGTCCTCGCCTATCAGACCGGCCTCGCCCACCCATAG
- a CDS encoding sensor histidine kinase, with the protein MASAGRGSCVAVFGYALARPPRRAIIAAGAATVIFEGLALATAFASDGLLRREDVVLWLWTLTAIAIAIRSRRDTVAALTDRAVRAEQGREEAARRRVAEERLRIARELHDVMAHHVSAISVQAGMAEHMLGRDEQVVADAVRNIRTSAKTVLGELHSVLAVLRRDGTAVDAVTAPVRGLDDVAALVEAVREDGTSVHLHLGPVPTTLLPDVDLAAFRVVQEALTNARKHAPGTPVTVTITCRDDLEITVTNPRAETAPRSTADAVPGSGLGLVGMRERVTGAGGTLDARPTPDGGFAVVAHLPTSTKERPA; encoded by the coding sequence GTGGCGTCCGCGGGCCGTGGCTCATGCGTCGCCGTCTTCGGTTACGCGCTCGCCCGGCCGCCGCGCAGGGCGATCATCGCCGCCGGGGCGGCCACGGTCATCTTCGAGGGGCTCGCCCTCGCGACCGCGTTCGCGAGCGACGGCCTGCTGCGCCGTGAGGACGTGGTGCTGTGGTTGTGGACCCTGACGGCGATCGCCATCGCGATCCGTAGCCGCCGCGACACGGTCGCGGCGCTCACGGACCGGGCCGTGCGCGCCGAGCAGGGGCGTGAGGAGGCCGCGCGGCGCCGGGTTGCCGAGGAACGGCTGCGGATCGCGCGCGAGCTGCACGACGTCATGGCCCACCACGTTTCGGCGATCAGCGTCCAGGCGGGGATGGCCGAGCACATGCTCGGCCGTGACGAGCAGGTCGTCGCCGACGCCGTGCGCAACATCCGCACCTCGGCCAAGACCGTCCTCGGCGAGCTTCACTCCGTGCTGGCCGTGCTGCGCCGCGACGGCACCGCCGTCGACGCGGTGACGGCACCGGTGCGCGGGCTCGACGACGTCGCGGCCCTCGTCGAGGCGGTCCGCGAGGACGGGACGTCCGTGCACCTGCACCTCGGGCCCGTCCCGACCACGCTGCTCCCCGACGTCGACCTGGCCGCGTTCCGCGTCGTGCAGGAGGCGCTGACCAACGCCCGCAAGCATGCCCCGGGCACCCCGGTCACGGTGACCATCACCTGCCGCGACGACCTCGAGATCACCGTCACCAACCCCCGGGCCGAGACCGCCCCGCGGTCGACGGCCGACGCGGTGCCCGGCAGCGGCCTCGGCCTTGTCGGCATGCGCGAACGCGTCACCGGTGCCGGCGGGACCCTCGACGCCAGACCCACCCCGGACGGCGGCTTCGCCGTCGTCGCCCACCTGCCCACGTCCACCAAGGAGAGACCGGCGTGA
- a CDS encoding DUF6544 family protein, which produces MATALAGPAGATEALTERDLDHLPDAVARYVRRSGAVGLPRVTRFRATLRGRIRSSADGPWMAFLGEQVNTYGPHPTRLFLLDATMRGLPVDVLHVMAGGHAVMHVDLLSLVRVVDGSGPAMNQGETVTVFNDLCILAPGALPFAPVTWETLDEHHVRGIFTAAGQTVTAILEFSPDGDLVDFVSDDRLQADARGREFTPMRWSTPISGHRELRGRRTATAASAVWHAPEGAFTYAELEVTDLDTDP; this is translated from the coding sequence ACGCCGTCGCCCGCTACGTGCGCCGTTCCGGCGCCGTCGGGCTGCCGCGCGTGACGCGCTTCCGTGCCACGCTGCGTGGTCGCATCCGCTCCAGCGCCGACGGACCATGGATGGCGTTCCTCGGCGAGCAGGTCAACACCTACGGGCCCCACCCGACACGACTGTTCCTGCTCGACGCGACCATGCGCGGACTGCCCGTCGACGTACTGCACGTCATGGCCGGTGGCCACGCCGTGATGCACGTCGACCTGCTATCGCTCGTCCGGGTCGTGGACGGCTCGGGCCCAGCGATGAACCAGGGCGAGACCGTCACCGTCTTCAACGACCTGTGCATCCTGGCACCCGGCGCGCTGCCCTTCGCACCCGTTACCTGGGAGACGCTCGACGAGCATCACGTCCGCGGGATCTTCACCGCGGCGGGCCAGACCGTGACCGCGATCCTGGAGTTCAGCCCGGATGGCGACCTGGTCGACTTCGTCTCGGACGACCGGTTGCAGGCCGACGCACGCGGTCGCGAGTTTACCCCCATGCGCTGGTCCACCCCCATCAGCGGCCACCGAGAACTGCGTGGACGGCGGACCGCGACAGCCGCGTCCGCTGTGTGGCACGCCCCCGAGGGCGCCTTCACCTACGCGGAGCTCGAAGTCACCGACCTCGACACCGATCCGTGA